The Bacillus sp. FJAT-27916 genomic interval GTATTATATACGGGGATTCCCGGCCATACAGAAAAGGATTATTGGGCTCATCCCCATCATTCCATGAGCTATCAGAAGGGTCTGTCCGTTCTTGAGGACGGTACTTATATGATCATCGAGCAAAGAAAATGGGTAGAGCAGGAAAGCATTGGCTATCTTATTTCAAAGGAAGAAGCGCTGAAGGAGATTCTCCAAGCGGGTAATCTTCATTTACTCGAGCAGCCCAGCTTTCAGGAGCTGAAGAACCTTTATGAGAAAAAACGAGGAGAATCCAGCACTACTTAGTTCTTCTCAACCCAATCTCCATCATCATTTTTCTCATATTTATTTTTAACAGCGCTCCATGCTACCTTGAAGGCCGTTTCTTCTTTATCATATTCCTTGGATGCAGAATTAAACGCTTCCTTAAAGATTTCCTGCGCATGGCTTGGCAGCGAATCTCTCACAGAATCCGGCAGGTCTTTTTTGGATTGATATGGCATCATACACCCCTCCTTTTTCTCCCTATATTTCCATATATCCGAATCCTTAAACAAAAAAAGCCGCCATCAGAGCAAGGTGCTCCAAATGGCAGCTATTCTTTTCAGGCATTATTCACCTAAATCTACATTATGGTAAACCTGTTGTACATCCTCCAGGTCCTCAATTGCATCAATCATCTTCTCAAACTGAGCTTGCGCTTCTGGATCAAGCGAAATGTCGTTTTGTGCAAGCATGGTTAATTCCGCCACAGTGAACTCAGTAATTCCTGCATTCTTGAAGGCTTCCTGAACGGCATGGAATTGATCTGGCTCTGCGTATACGATAACCGCGTCATCCTCTTCCAGAATGTCACGAACATCAACATCCGCTTCCATCATCATTTCTAATACTTCATCTGCCGTTTTTCCTTCTACTCCGAACACGGCTGTTGCATCAAACATGTAAGAAACGGAACCGCTCACACCCATGTTTCCGCCATTCTTGCCGAAAGCGGCACGAACATCTGATGCTGTACGGTTAACATTGTTTGTCAAAGCGTCTACGATGACCATGGAGCCGCTTGGGCCAAAGCCTTCATAGCGGAGCTCATCATAGCTTTCCTCTGAACCGCCTTTTGCTTTTTCAATCGCACGGTCAATAATATGTCTCGGTACGCTGTACGTCTTCGCGCGCTCTAGGACCATTTTTAACGCTTGATTAGATTCTGGGTTTGGCTCCCCTTGCTTGGCTGCCACATAAATTTCACGGCCGAATTTCGCATAGATTCGGCTTGTGTTCGCATCTTTGGCAGCTTTCTTTTCTTTAATGTTATTCCATTTACGTCCCATGTATAAACACTCTCTTTCTTATATATCTACTCAAGAATAGTAATACGAAATAGGCGGTCACTTCAATACCTTTTGATGATTTATCGCGTTTCCCTAATGAATATACCGCTTTTTATGCATTTTTACCATCTTTTTACTTATCGAATCATTCATTCTAGATTTCCTCTTTTTTAAATAAAAGAATCGTCAAGATAATCATGAGGACGATAACGGCCAGTAGAATCAAAAGAGGTGCCATAATCTGCCCTTCCTTGCCAAGGATGATATTCCCTGCTGCTTCCGTGAATGCTGTTGGCGTATATTTCTCAAGGGAATCAGGAAGATACTTGCCCAGCTTCGTCAGCGCCAGGTAAACAGCATAGCTTAGAAATCCCGCCAATACCGCACTCTTCATAATAGAAGAAAAAAGCAGGGTGAGTGTTACGCACAGAAGGATTAACACAAGGTAAAGAAGCGTTCCCTCTGCAATAGCCGCCCATTCCATTTTCCCATCAAAAAGGATTCTTGTATAATAAACGGTTAATCCCATACCGAAGAGAAATGAAACGGTTGATAATAGCGCATAAGCCGTCCATTTCGCCAAAATATACCCGCTGCGGCCAATTGGCTTTGATAATATAAGCGCGGCACTCCCCTTCTCTCGCTCGGAGGCTACCGTTCCCATCATGACAAGAATCAGCACAATCAAGCCAAGCTGTTCAAAGTTCGCATAGATTCCACTGACAATGTCGGCGGCGGAGCTTTCCGGAACAGAAATGACGGTCCCTTCCGGCAAGTCCTGCTGAATAAGTGTCGGCAGAAGCTTCATCGTGATCGGCAAAGTAACCATGATGATGGCAAAGGCAAATGGAACAATAATGAGCTTATAAGATCGTTTTAATTCAATCCATTCCTTCCAAAGCATAGCCCAGAACATCCCCATCATTGATTCACCACCTTGAAGAATATATCCTGCAGCGACAAGGTCTCCATCCGGTAATCCGTAATGATGCCGCCTTGCTCGTGGATCATTAAGGGCAGGGAAGCCCTTGCCCGCACGACATCTTTGACAATGACTCGATAAGAACGGTCTGTAACAGCAACCCTCTCCACCCAGTTCTCGCTGGAGAGCGCTTCCGCTAAAGAATCATTTGAGTCAAGGAGCTGGAATGTAATTGAGGAGCCTGCGTACTCCTTCATCAGTTCCTGCTTGGAGGAGGATAATAATAACTTCCCTTTATGCAGGATGAGGATATGGTCAGCTGTTTTCTCCACATCGTCTAGAATATGGCTGGACATGAAAATCATATGGTCCTTCTTCAATTCCTCAATCAATTCAAGGACCTGATGGCGTCCAATCGGATCAAGCGCAGAGACAGGCTCATCCAGAAGAAGAAGCTTCGGATCATTCATCAGCGCCTGCGCGAGACCAAGCCGCTGCTTCATTCCCCCGCTGTACCCGCCGATCTTGCGCCTTCTTGCCTCCCATATCCCGCATCTCTTTAGCAGCTCCTCAGCACGAACGCTGCTGTCTTTCTTCGACATCCCAAAGAGCTTACCCGTAAACATCATCCATTCCTCGCCTGTCATATAATCATAAAAGGACGGATTCTGCGGCAGATAACCTATTACTCTGGCAATTTTCTTCGGATCCTCCTCCACATCATAACCCTCGATTTGAATCTTCCCTGACGTGGCTCTTGCTAGTCCGGCCATAATACGAATGGCCGTCGTCTTTCCAGAGCCATTGCTTCCAATGAAACCGAAGCATCCCGGTCCTTCAATCGAAAAGCTAATGCCCTTCAAAGCCCGGAAGCCTTTATAGGATTTAGTCACGTTCTCACATTGAATCATTACGATCATCCTCATCCCATGTATAATCCTTCTTACCTGCCACTAAATAAAGCACAGGACCTATTGTCGAGAATAGCAAGATCACAATAACCCAAATGTATTTCTTCTCACCCTTAACTCCCCGTTTATCACGCTTAGCCAAATCCACTAAAGCAATAATCTTCAAAATGAACTCCATCACAAGAAGCGGAAGAATGATTTGCAGCTGTTCACTCATCTCAATCACCTCAATTTATATAATTAAGTATTTAAGTAAAGACTTAATTATAGTATAGACTATTTCCGGTGTAAAAAGAAGGCTGTTTTCGTAAAGACCATATTTAATTGAAAAGGGATAACAGCCGCCTTCATGAAGAAAGTTGCTGTGTTTATTTTTGCACGAACAGACCTTTATTTGAGGACATCGCATCAGAAACTAACGTCACACTCTTTATTTTTTACAGGATTACTCCCCCCTCCTTGCTTAATGCACCTCAGTAAAACAGAGTTAATGACACTTTTGAATTATTTGACGCAGAGGATAGGCCAAAGTCATAAATAGAAGTGCTATAAAAGTAACTTTAATGAAAGAAATTTGTTCCATCATAGATGTATGCGTTGAACGGCTGGAAGAAAAGATAGACCACCAACTTGGTTCGAGATATTGTAGAGATACACTGTACCAAATGATAAAGATTAAAAATACGAATAACCAATAAATCTTCATACGAAACTCTCCTTTCCTTTTTATAAGTAAGATGAGTAAGGCAAATGATTTTCGCTAAACTGCCCCCCGTTTCTACATTAAGAAGAGTTTAATGATCTTCTTACCCATTCATCATTTTTATCTGCAAGGAGAGTTTACCACGCCAACTTTCCTGCCTTTATTATGTGGGGATATATGTGTTGGTCTTATAATGTATTTACCGTAAGCACAAAAATGAATGGATTTGGAACGAACAAAGAACGACCGTTCAATAGGAACCAGGCTTTATCAATCTTTCATGAAACGATAAATTTGATTAAATAAATCTCTTTAAATATTCGTCAAATATTTTGTTCATAACTTTAGGGGTGTTTTCTAAATAAACATTTATTTGTTCCATGTTCGATTCGAATTTATCAGAGTTACTTTCATCTGTTGGAAAATCAGATATTCCTTTAATGATTATGCATTCCACATCATTCTTCCTACAGATATAAGCTATTGCCCCTGCTTCTGTATCGGCTATGGTAATTTCGTTTTCTTTAAGTTCTAAAAAGTCCTTCCACATAACTACCGCTTTATCAGCGGTGCCAATTGTTCCTTTATAAAAATCATCTCCATATTTTGATAGATCCATATTGACGATGAAGGATTGTTTAATAAGAGGCTCAATTTCTTTTACTGTGCAATCATATTGAACGGCTTTATCGGGTACAAAAATATCCAGAACATTGAACTTCTCATCTATTCCTGCACACGTTCCAGCAACGATCACTTTAGTTAAATGAAATTTAGAAATCATATACTGATTACCACCAACACCATTCACTTTTCTTACACCTGTCCGATAAAAAACAATTTCAGTATCATTAATTGTTTTTATGAAATATTCGCCATATGGATAACCAAAACGTTCGTTATTCTTTACGCTAAAGTATTTCAATGTCGCTTCATATTCCCACTTCGTTGCAATACTTATCCCTATCATCGGCTTATCACCCTATAAATAAAATTTGTCACCATTTAAATGTCTTTAATCAATTTGAGTGTATTCGTTACTGTGTTCATCATCAATTCGTTATTAATAGGTAAATATCCTTTTTTACGAACCTGCTCCATTTCTACAATAGAAGTTTCACTACTCGATAGAAAAGAACATGAATCCATTTTGAATCAATGCTTCATCAAAAGGAGTATAAGAATCCATCGATATGCCATTTTATTTCTTACTACTAAAACAAAAAATTTAACATACCTTTTACCTATGGAGGTGTTTGACTATGCGAAACATTCAAGACCTATGTAATCAATTTGCTAAAGAAGTTAACGGGAAAGCAAATGTCAAAAATGGGATTTGCTCAGTAGAGTTTCAGCGTAATCTAAAAGTAACCATCCAGGGGCGCCCCAGCACATCAGAGTTACATGCCGAAATATCATTCGAATCATTAGATCAACATGGAAATGCTTTAAATCTTGGTGAAGTAGTCGTTCTCCAAGAAGAGTTACCTGAATTTGTAAAAACATTAGCGATAAACAATTTAATCATTAGTGCCATACATAACCATTGGGTATATACGCATCCTACCATTCTTTATGTTCACTTTCAATCTGTTGAACCACCAATATCTTTCGCAAAGAAAGCGGCCCAAGCATTTAATACATTGAAATATTAAAGTGATCATTTGAAAATTTCATTAGCCTCTCTTTTTCCTGCCTTTTTGTTCATTCCCATCATTCATTACATTCACCTGGACCCCTCCACAATCCATCATTTCTTTTCCAAAGTCTCCTCCTGAAAAATTGTTTTTAACCTGTATTGATTGACATGTCCTTTTAGCTGGCCAGCCAGTGAGGACATTTTCATCATCTCTAGAGGTCTTTCATGCTCTCATCTCATTTTCATTTTCTACAGAAATCCTGTCCTGTTTCCCGAATAAGAAATGCAGCACAAAAGAGCATGAACCCCACAAACCCATTACCCCGCTAAAAGGGATGCATATTCAAATCAACAATCAATATTAAACAGCTTAAGAGTGTAAAAATTCTTAAAAACAGAAAATCATATCTGTTCACAATTTATTCACAATATGTTACTATAATTGTAACAATTTGCATTATCAAATAATTCCTATAAAGGATGGGATTGTATGAAAATCAAACAATACGGATTATTAATCTTTTCAATCATCATTGCCATAATCGGTCATTTCCAAGTATCCACAAGCGTACAGCCAAAAGGGATTGAAGTTTATTCTAACCCTTCTGTCTTATCAAGCATCTCAAACGGAGTTTTCTTAGGCGGCGTCCTTTTCTTCGTCGGAATGGGCATTCTATTCTACTCTCTTTATCATATTGTGAAAGAGACCGCTTAAATGACATAAAAGCCTCCCGCAGACTTCATGCGGAGGCTTTTTTTGTGGCAAATAATGATTTTTGGCTTTTCTAATATATAGTACAATAAAGACATTTTAAGTATTCCTTTTTATCAGCCTCCATAAAGCCTGGATGGAGGTCTTTACATGTAACAAAATTAAAGCTGATGCTCTTGTTTTAGTATTCAAAGATTAAAAATAAACAACGAGCATCACAATCAAACTGACAACGGTGTAAAGAACTGCCCCATAAAAAACCCCGCCTACATGAACCCTCAACTGATTATCTTCTTTTTGTACCTTCCATACTGCCTCACTCACTTCAAGGGTGGTGTTTTTTGATAAAAAACCTCCGCTGCTATTAAAGAGAAACAATATACCAGTTAAACCTAGGCCAATAAAAAAGCACCATTCTGTGTACGAAAAAGGTATCATTTCACTTGCCATCCAGACAGCTAGACCAATAATGATCGAGGTAACCATTGTCCATCTTATGATTCTCTTCATTTACTCCCTCCTCCTATGTTCTATAAGTAATACGAATAATTTTCAAAATAGTTACAAATTTACAAATTATTATGTAGTTTGATAATGGTGAATCCTATTTCCCTTTATCCTAGTCCCCCACATCAAGATTTATGTTTCTGAAGCTCAGAACCAGCTCATACAGCCCCTAGGAGATTCCATCCCCCTTCTTCAAGAACTGACATCATCCTCTCGCACTAAAGAAAAACCTCCATCCTTCCACATTTCGCCTGCCCCTTCCTCCTTCTTTGCCCCGCTCCCACGCTTATTCTCCACCATTTTCGTTTTCCTTCATATATAAAGGCGAATTCCGCTAGAAAAGAGCCCCCTCTGATGAATAACAACTTGTTTTGATAGCTTTTGTCATGAGGCAGGAAAAGCCAGGTCTGGATGAAGAATACATGACACAAGAGAGAAATAATTCCAATTACAAGTTGAAGGGACTGTTTAAATATGAAGGACAATCAAATTCTAAGAGCATTTTCTATTAAAGAGGTTTCACGGAAGATTAATGTACCTGCAGGGACAATCCGCCAGTGGGAGAAGGACTTAACAGGGGTATTGGTCATTCCCCGTTCAAAGCAGGGCTCACGTTTTTATACAGAGGTAGAAATCGCGATCTTAAAAAGAATTAAGGAAATGCGGGATAAGAATTTAAGCAAGGATATCATTAAAGAGATGCTTCAGAAGCATCTGAAGGATGGACAAAACCTCAGTAATCATGCCAATTCGAACCCTCCTTCCGAAGCATCCGCACCCGCAGCCTCTACTTCTGTTGCTGTTGTTGAGAAGCCGGCTGAGCCGAAGCTTGAGGAGTTTCTTCATGCCATGGATGCCTATAAGACGCAATTCATGAAGGAAATGAGCAATGAGATGCGTAATAACCGCAACATGATGATCGAGGAGGTCAAGAAAGAGATTTCGCAGGGGTCTATCGATACAATCAAAGGTTTATCAAAATCCATTCAGCGTTCTTCCTTGAAAACGAACAGCGAGCTGAAAAAGCTTTCTCAGAACGTTTCGAATTCTTCAGAACGTACATCCGAAACGGTCGAAACCTTGACTCGGAGTATTGCGAGATCTTCAGAGGGGGCCTTCGAATCGTTCTCCAAACGGATCTCGGAAGCAGCGGCTGATGGCTATCGTGAGCTATTATCAGATCTCTCATCCTCCGTTTCAGAGGCTCAACACGAAATCAAAAGCGTGACGGAGGCCATTTATCAGGACCGGGAACAATATTTTGAGACGATGAACAAGGAGCTTGAGCAATACAGACATGATATCAAGCAGCGGGAAGAAGCGTTTCAGCAAATGGTCACAAGCTTCCGTGATGCAGCACCGACGAAAGAAAAGGAGAAAGAAAAAACGAAACCAATTAAGCTAAAGGAGCATAAAAAGGAAAAGGCAAAGGACAAGCTGAAAACCGTACAAAGCAAAGCCTCCAAAAAGGCTCCTGTTCAAGAAGCCGCACCAGCGGAAAAAAAGTGGTGGAGTTTCCGAAGAAAAAGCAAATAAACAACTGTAAATCTTAAGGATAAATCTAAAGAAAAAGAAAGGTGAAAAGATGATGAATACGAATGATATTGCCAGTGCATTGGGCATTTCCTCAAGCACGGTGAAACGATGGGTAAAACAATTAGGCATCGAACCGAGCCGTAATGCCAAAGGTCACTTTATCTACACACAAAGCGAGTTTGACCAGCTTCAAGCCTTTCATCAGGATCAGCTGAAGCAGGAGAATCCAATCTCATTCCTTCCAGCTGAGAAGGATGAGCAAGTCCTCAAGCTTGAAGATAAGATTCAAGCCCTAGAGTTGCAGCTCTACAATAAAGCGGATGGTGTCACTTCTGTCCAGCTGCTGCAGCACCGCCGTGAGATTGAAGATTTGCTCATTGTCGTCGATAAGCTTGAAGAACGAATTGAACAGCTTGAGACACAAATGAATAAATCAAAAAAACCGCCTGCGAAGGTTGAGCCCATCTCACTAGACGTCCCCTCCACCTTAAAGCGTAAGAAAAAACGTAAAATTATGAGTATGATGTTTGGCTTATAGAAATAAACAGCTGGGGTTCCTTCCCCAGCTTTTATTATGCCAGTATTCTAATCCATTTGATATCAAGCAGCTAACGATAAGGTACAATGTCATACAGACGCTCAGAGTTGAGCGGTTTATAAACTTCCGTGATTGATCTTTACCTTTTAGGCCTTTTCCAAAGGAAGGTGCCATCCTCCTCTGCTTCCTTTTCCATTCACCTCTTCATCATGAACTTGCATGTTTAGCGATTTAATACATATATATAATGTAGATTCCCTCCGTCTATGACATTATCTTCTTTTTGACGTATGATAGCTTTTGCCATTATGATTAGGAGTTAAGAGATTATGTTTGTGAGATACATACATTTATAGAAAGAGGTTTATCCTATATGGACTCAACTTTATTATTAGCCTTTTCTCTGACCTTGATGGCGGGATTGGCTACAGGGATTGGAAGCTTACTTGCCTTCCTGACGACCCGCACGAACAAAGCATTCCTATCGATATCACTTGGCTTTTCTGCCGGTGTCATGATTTATGTATCAATGGTTGAGATATTTGTTAAGGCGAAGGATGCCCTCGTTAATGAGCTTGGGTATGAACGAGGCTATACCATGACTGTGCTCGGTTTCTTCTTCGGAATTCTGCTGATTGCCTTTATTGACAGGGTTATTCCAAAGCAAGGGAATCCCCATGAACCAAAGAAGATCGAGGATATGAATAAACCAGCCAGTGAGATTCATAATCAGGAGCTAATGAAGATGGGTGTGTTCACAGCTCTTGCGATTGGCATTCATAACTTTCCGGAAGGAATTGCCACCTTTACTTCAACACTGCAAGACCCTGGGCTAGGCATTGCCATTGCCATAGCGATTGCGATCCATAACATCCCAGAAGGAATCGCCGTCGCTGTTCCCATCTATTTTGCGACAGGCAACAAAAAGAAGGCATTCAAGCTATCCTTCCTCTCTGGACTGGCAGAACCTGTCGGCGCCCTGTTCGCGTATTTAATTCTCATGCCATTCTTAACTGATTTAATGTTCGGATTCATTTTTGCAGCGGTAGCTGGAATTATGGTCTTCATTTCACTTGATGAACTATTGCCGGCTGCGAAGAAATATGATGAAAGCCACCATGCTATCTATGGACTTATTGCAGGCATGGCTCTCATGGCAGTCAGCCTTCTGCTTTTCATCTAACCAAAAAACGATGTCACCAAAATGAAAGGTGACATCGTTTTTTCATGTATTCATTTAACCGAGGGATGTGTATCTTTTTATGGCAGACTGCAAGGTACCTGAAGTAAGAGCTCTTTCCTCAAAGGAGATTCCGAGAGTAACCATTTGGCGGACAATTTCAGGTCGCAATCCAGTTATGACGGGCTTACATCCCATCATGGTCGTTCCGTCAATCATCTTCAAGAAGTGATCAATGATATTGCCGTCCATTTCAGCAATACCAGAAAGATCAATGATTAGTGTCTCAATATGTAAGTCTCCGATTGCATTAAAAACCTTCTCCTCGATAATTTTGGAACGCTGGTCATCCAAGATTCCGATCAGCG includes:
- a CDS encoding ChaB family protein; the encoded protein is MPYQSKKDLPDSVRDSLPSHAQEIFKEAFNSASKEYDKEETAFKVAWSAVKNKYEKNDDGDWVEKN
- a CDS encoding YebC/PmpR family DNA-binding transcriptional regulator, translated to MGRKWNNIKEKKAAKDANTSRIYAKFGREIYVAAKQGEPNPESNQALKMVLERAKTYSVPRHIIDRAIEKAKGGSEESYDELRYEGFGPSGSMVIVDALTNNVNRTASDVRAAFGKNGGNMGVSGSVSYMFDATAVFGVEGKTADEVLEMMMEADVDVRDILEEDDAVIVYAEPDQFHAVQEAFKNAGITEFTVAELTMLAQNDISLDPEAQAQFEKMIDAIEDLEDVQQVYHNVDLGE
- a CDS encoding ABC transporter permease: MMGMFWAMLWKEWIELKRSYKLIIVPFAFAIIMVTLPITMKLLPTLIQQDLPEGTVISVPESSAADIVSGIYANFEQLGLIVLILVMMGTVASEREKGSAALILSKPIGRSGYILAKWTAYALLSTVSFLFGMGLTVYYTRILFDGKMEWAAIAEGTLLYLVLILLCVTLTLLFSSIMKSAVLAGFLSYAVYLALTKLGKYLPDSLEKYTPTAFTEAAGNIILGKEGQIMAPLLILLAVIVLMIILTILLFKKEEI
- a CDS encoding ABC transporter ATP-binding protein gives rise to the protein MIQCENVTKSYKGFRALKGISFSIEGPGCFGFIGSNGSGKTTAIRIMAGLARATSGKIQIEGYDVEEDPKKIARVIGYLPQNPSFYDYMTGEEWMMFTGKLFGMSKKDSSVRAEELLKRCGIWEARRRKIGGYSGGMKQRLGLAQALMNDPKLLLLDEPVSALDPIGRHQVLELIEELKKDHMIFMSSHILDDVEKTADHILILHKGKLLLSSSKQELMKEYAGSSITFQLLDSNDSLAEALSSENWVERVAVTDRSYRVIVKDVVRARASLPLMIHEQGGIITDYRMETLSLQDIFFKVVNQ
- a CDS encoding PLD nuclease N-terminal domain-containing protein, with protein sequence MSEQLQIILPLLVMEFILKIIALVDLAKRDKRGVKGEKKYIWVIVILLFSTIGPVLYLVAGKKDYTWDEDDRNDSM
- a CDS encoding 5'-methylthioadenosine/S-adenosylhomocysteine nucleosidase family protein; the encoded protein is MIGISIATKWEYEATLKYFSVKNNERFGYPYGEYFIKTINDTEIVFYRTGVRKVNGVGGNQYMISKFHLTKVIVAGTCAGIDEKFNVLDIFVPDKAVQYDCTVKEIEPLIKQSFIVNMDLSKYGDDFYKGTIGTADKAVVMWKDFLELKENEITIADTEAGAIAYICRKNDVECIIIKGISDFPTDESNSDKFESNMEQINVYLENTPKVMNKIFDEYLKRFI
- a CDS encoding DUF1259 domain-containing protein, which produces MRNIQDLCNQFAKEVNGKANVKNGICSVEFQRNLKVTIQGRPSTSELHAEISFESLDQHGNALNLGEVVVLQEELPEFVKTLAINNLIISAIHNHWVYTHPTILYVHFQSVEPPISFAKKAAQAFNTLKY
- a CDS encoding MerR family transcriptional regulator, translated to MKDNQILRAFSIKEVSRKINVPAGTIRQWEKDLTGVLVIPRSKQGSRFYTEVEIAILKRIKEMRDKNLSKDIIKEMLQKHLKDGQNLSNHANSNPPSEASAPAASTSVAVVEKPAEPKLEEFLHAMDAYKTQFMKEMSNEMRNNRNMMIEEVKKEISQGSIDTIKGLSKSIQRSSLKTNSELKKLSQNVSNSSERTSETVETLTRSIARSSEGAFESFSKRISEAAADGYRELLSDLSSSVSEAQHEIKSVTEAIYQDREQYFETMNKELEQYRHDIKQREEAFQQMVTSFRDAAPTKEKEKEKTKPIKLKEHKKEKAKDKLKTVQSKASKKAPVQEAAPAEKKWWSFRRKSK
- a CDS encoding MerR family transcriptional regulator: MMNTNDIASALGISSSTVKRWVKQLGIEPSRNAKGHFIYTQSEFDQLQAFHQDQLKQENPISFLPAEKDEQVLKLEDKIQALELQLYNKADGVTSVQLLQHRREIEDLLIVVDKLEERIEQLETQMNKSKKPPAKVEPISLDVPSTLKRKKKRKIMSMMFGL
- the zupT gene encoding zinc transporter ZupT, yielding MDSTLLLAFSLTLMAGLATGIGSLLAFLTTRTNKAFLSISLGFSAGVMIYVSMVEIFVKAKDALVNELGYERGYTMTVLGFFFGILLIAFIDRVIPKQGNPHEPKKIEDMNKPASEIHNQELMKMGVFTALAIGIHNFPEGIATFTSTLQDPGLGIAIAIAIAIHNIPEGIAVAVPIYFATGNKKKAFKLSFLSGLAEPVGALFAYLILMPFLTDLMFGFIFAAVAGIMVFISLDELLPAAKKYDESHHAIYGLIAGMALMAVSLLLFI